A DNA window from Callospermophilus lateralis isolate mCalLat2 chromosome X, mCalLat2.hap1, whole genome shotgun sequence contains the following coding sequences:
- the Otud6a gene encoding OTU domain-containing protein 6A — MDDLRSEHQRMIRRHHREKKELQARIQSMKNSVPKSDKKKRKQLLLDVARLEAEMEQRHQQELERFQENFPDNSDLDSVTEDLAKMDLENQPPRVSRAQRRRERRAALERDSLERIAKAEMEHMASFRREEEKKVAAILESKNLEMKDIPADGHCMYRAIQDQLAFSMTVESLRCRTAEYMQKHVDDFLPFFSDPEMGGTYTRDDFMSYCENIKRSASWGGQLELRALSHILQMPIEVIQADSPIIVIGEEYKKKPLILVYLHYACSLGEHYNSVKPLEAGAVGGAAPRLF; from the coding sequence ATGGATGACTTACGGAGTGAACACCAGCGGATGATACGCCGCCACCACCGGGAGAAGAAAGAGCTACAGGCTCGCATCCAGAGCATGAAAAACTCCGTCCCCAAGAGtgataagaagaaaagaaagcaatTGCTCCTAGACGTGGCCCGCCTTGAGGCCGAGATGGAGCAGAGGCACCAGCAGGAGTTGGAGAGGTTCCAAGAGAACTTCCCAGACAACAGTGATCTTGATTCAGTCACTGAAGATCTGGCCAAGATGGATCTCGAGAACCAACCTCCCCGAGTTTCCAGAGCACAGAGAAGACGGGAAAGAAGGGCAGCCTTGGAGAGAGATAGCCTGGAAAGAATCGCTAAAGCAGAGATGGAGCATATGGCCAGCTTCCGTCGTGAGGAGGAGAAGAAAGTCGCTGCCATTCTTGAATCCAAGAATCTGGAGATGAAGGATATACCTGCTGATGGCCACTGTATGTACCGTGCCATCCAAGATCAGCTGGCGTTCTCTATGACGGTGGAGAGCCTGCGCTGCCGCACTGCTGAGTATATGCAGAAACATGTCGACGACTTCTTGCCCTTCTTCAGCGACCCAGAGATGGGTGGCACCTACACCCGCGACGACTTCATGAGCTACTGCGAAAACATCAAACGCAGTGCATCATGGGGAGGCCAGCTGGAGCTGAGAGCCCTGTCTCACATCCTGCAGATGCCCATCGAAGTGATCCAGGCCGATTCACCCATCATCGTCATTGGGGAGGAGTACAAGAAGAAACCACTCATCTTGGTCTATCTACACTATGCCTGCAGCCTTGGAGAGCACTACAATTCGGTGAAGCCACTCGAGGCTGGCGCTGTCGGTGGTGCAGCTCCTCGACTCTTCTAG